Proteins found in one Panicum hallii strain FIL2 chromosome 4, PHallii_v3.1, whole genome shotgun sequence genomic segment:
- the LOC112888363 gene encoding NLR family CARD domain-containing protein 3 isoform X1 produces the protein MESSLLLSSPRPLRPFLPLPFPTARRRHASFRGKPPAPLPLPPLTRGGSRLGVAVPRASREAFDRPPGVGPGGARRRDYREAQGEPAVPPAAAAARAVAPYVVPAGAVLVLSFVIWKVVRNMLPGKKKDPNSGESAPSGIMWSFAAGSNLATSTLSAEKESRKNLNKFYKELRTLKTVNMAGRQFGDEGLFFLAESLAYNKSAEEVDFSGNGITALGIEAFDGILQINTALKTLNLSGNDIGDEGAKCLSDILIENVGIQKLLLNSINIGDEGAKSIANMLKKNKSIRILQLSNNAIEYSGFASIAEALLENNSIRSLYLNGNYGGPLGASSLARGVLGNKSLREIHLHGNGIGNEGIRELMSALSAHKGKITVVDIGNNNIGSEGLRPVAEFIKRTKSLLWFSLYMNDISDEGAGKVAEALKDNKTISTIDLGGNNIHSKGVSAIAETLKDNAVLTTLDLSYNPIGSDGVKALCDVLKFHGKIQTLKLGWCQIGVQGAEFIADCLKYNTTLSTLDLRANGLGDDGAICLARSFKIINESLTSLDLGFNEIRDDGAFALAQALKANEDLAVTSLNLSNNFFTKFGQVALSEARDHVYEMSEKEIDIYF, from the exons ATGGagtcctccctcctcctctcctccccgcgCCCCCTCAGGCCCTTCCTCCCGCTGCCCTTCCccaccgctcgccggcgccaCGCGTCGTTCCGCGGGAAGCCTCCCGCGCCGCTGCCCCTCCCGCCGCTGACGCGCGGCGGCAGCCGGCTAGGCGTGGCGGTGCCGCGCGCCTCGCGCGAGGCGTTCGACAGGCCCCCCGGGGTCGGCCCCGGGGGCGCGCGCCGGAGGGATTACCGCGAGGCGCAGGGGGAACCGGCCGTgccccccgcggcggcggccgcgagggCCGTCGCGCCCTACGTCGTCCCCGCCGGGGCGGTCCTCGTGCTGAGCTTTG TCATCTGGAAGGTGGTTCGGAATATGCTTCcagggaagaaaaaggacccGAATTCTGGAGAATCTGCGCCTTCTGGGATCATGTGGTCCTTTGCTGCTGGTTCCAATTTGGCGACATCTACCCTCAGCGCTGAAAAGGAGTCGCGGAAAAATCTTAACAAGTTCTACAAAGAACTTCGGACTTTGAAAACTGTTAACATGGCAG GTCGCCAGTTTGGGGATGAGGGTCTTTTTTTTCTAGCAGAAAGCTTAGCCTATAACAAG AGTGCAGAAGAGGTGGACTTTTCTGGCAATGGGATAACAGCTTTGGGGATAGAAGCCTTCGATGGAATTCTTCAGATAAATACAGCTTTGAAAACTCTAAATTTATCTGGAAACGACATTGGAGATGaaggagctaag TGTCTTTCAGATATATTGATTGAAAATGTGGGTATTCAGAAGCTCCTATTGAACAGTATTAATATTGGAGATGAG GGTGCTAAGTCAATTGCAAATATGCTGAAAAAGAACAAATCGATACGTATTCTACAGCTCAGCAACAATGCCATTGAATACAGC GGTTTTGCAAGTATTGCGGAAGCCCTTCTAGAGAATAATTCAATACGGAGCTTGTATCTCAA TGGCAACTATGGTGGTCCGCTTGGTGCATCCAGCCTGGCTCGAGGAGTTTTAGGGAACAAGTCTTTGAGG GAAATTCACTTGCATGGTAATGGGATTGGGAATGAGGGAATACGTGAGTTGATGTCAGCATTATCTGCTCACAAAG GGAAGATCACAGTTGTGGATATTGGCAACAACAACATTGGCTCTGAAGGTTTACGTCCTGTTGCGGAATTCATCAAAAGAACAAAGTCTTTACTGTGGTTCAGTCTCTACATGAACGACATTAGCGATGAG GGAGCTGGAAAGGTTGCGGAGGCTCTGAAAGATAACAAAACAATTTCTACCATAGATTTG GGCGGCAATAACATTCACTCCAAAGGGGTTAGTGCAATAGCGGAAACTTTGAAGGATAATGCAGTACTGACAACA TTGGATTTGAGCTATAATCCAATTGGATCAGACGGGGTAAAGGCTCTGTGCGATGTCCTCAAGTTCCATGGGAAGATCCAAACCCTTAAGCTTGGCTGgtgccag ATAGGTGTGCAAGGTGCAGAGTTCATTGCTGATTGTCTGAAGTACAACACAACATTGTCAACATTGGATTTGCGGGCAAATGGGCTTGGAGATGAT GGTGCTATATGCTTGGCACGCAGTTTCAAGATAATCAATGAATCTTTGACTTCACTTGACCTGGGCTTTAATGAGATTAGA GATGACGGAGCATTTGCATTGGCGCAAGCACTTAAGGCTAATGAAGATCTGGCAGTTACATCATTAAATCTTTCAAACAACTTTTTCACAAAATTTGGACAG GTCGCTCTATCTGAGGCACGGGATCATGTATATGAGATGAGCGAGAAGGAGATAGACATTTATTTTTAG
- the LOC112890767 gene encoding putative xyloglucan endotransglucosylase/hydrolase protein 1, with product MVGSKSDCPWLLLRLLVVLLVAASGSAPVAEAEPAFDENYAVQWGADGYHLVIRGTEVNITMDQNSGAGFRSKSMYGSGFFHMRMKLPSGYTAGVVTTFYLISQPEDGSRDEVDFEFLGDKAGVPVTLQTNVFVNGRGDREQRLHLWFDPAADFHDYKILWNPYQLVMFVDDTPVRVLRNLTATVPGYPFPAKQTMLIRASVWDGSGWATDGGRTKVDWSQGPFTAGYRGFDVSGCASGGATPCGSPDLWWNGAGYRNITAEQRAAYEGVKKHYMNYDYCADKGRFNNTVPIECNYA from the exons ATGGTGGGTTCCAAGTCGGATTGTCCATGGCTTCTCCTCCGCCTCCTTGTCGTCCTGCTGGTTGCAGCCTCTGGCTCGGCGCCGGTGGCGGAGGCGGAGCCGGCGTTCGACGAGAACTACGCGGTGCAGTGGGGCGCGGATGGGTATCACCTCGTCATCCGGGGCACGGAGGTTAACATCACCATGGATCAGAACTCTG GTGCCGGGTTCCGGTCCAAGTCCATGTACGGCTCGGGGTTCTTCCACATGAGGATGAAGCTGCCCTCCGGCTACACGGCCGGCGTCGTCACAACCTTCTAC CTCATCTCGCAGCCGGAAGATGGCAGCCGCGACGAGGTGGACTTCGAGTTCCTCGGCGACAAGGCCGGCGTGCCCGTCACCCTCCAGACCAACGTCTTCGTCAACGGCCGCGGCGACAGGGAGCAGCGGCTGCACCTCTGGTTCGACCCCGCCGCCGACTTCCACGACTACAAGATCCTCTGGAACCCCTACCAGCTCGT GATGTTCGTGGACGACACGCCGGTCCGGGTGCTGAGGAACCTCACGGCCACCGTGCCGGGGTACCCGTTCCCGGCGAAGCAGACGATGCTGATCCGCGCGAGCGTCTGGGACGGCTCCGGCTGGGCGACGGACGGCGGGCGGACCAAGGTGGACTGGTCCCAGGGGCCCTTCACGGCCGGGTACAGGGGGTTCGACGTCAGTGGCtgcgccagcggcggcgcgacgccgtGTGGCTCGCCGGACCTGTGGTGGAACGGCGCCGGGTACCGGAACATCACCGCGGAGCAGCGGGCGGCGTACGAGGGCGTCAAGAAGCACTACATGAACTACGACTACTGCGCCGATAAGGGCCGGTTCAACAACACCGTGCCGATCGAGTGCAACTACGCTTAA
- the LOC112890562 gene encoding LOW QUALITY PROTEIN: peroxidase 41-like (The sequence of the model RefSeq protein was modified relative to this genomic sequence to represent the inferred CDS: deleted 1 base in 1 codon), with product DAAAVAEAKLVPNYYAKTCPRAERIVTDVVSQKQLSHPTTAAGVLRVFFHDCFVSGCDASVLVAPSSFARSERDAAQSRSLPGDAFEAVTRAKTALELECPGVVSCADVLAIAARDLVAMMGGPSYPLRLGRKDALASSPAAPDAELPLANSTVPRLIAMFAAKGFTAQELVALSGAHTLGFAHCSEFADRIFRRAKGGGAAAPPHDPTMNPSYAKGLQDACRNYQRDPTIAVFNDVMTPGKFDNMYFVNLQRGLGLLSTDQALWTDPRTRPIVQRYAANQTAFFADFARAIVKLGVQGVKMGRDGEVRRRCDMFNGNPAPLGP from the exons gacgcggcggcggtggcggaggcgaAGCTGGTGCCCAACTACTACGCCAAGACGTGCCCGCGCGCGGAGCGGATCGTCACGGACGTGGTGTCGCAGAAGCAGCTGTCGCACCCGACCACCGCCGCGGGGGTGCTCCGCGTCTTCTTCCACGACTGCTTCGTCAGCGGCTGCGACGCGTCCGTGCTGGTGGCCCCCAGCTCGTTCGCCCGCTCTGAGCGCGACGCCGCGCAGAGCCGGTCGCTCCCGGGGGACGCCTTCGAGGCCGTGACGCGCGCCAAGACGGCGCTAGAGCTCGAGTGCCCCGGCGTCGTGTCCTGCGCCGACGTGCTCGCCATCGCGGCCCGTGACCTCGTCGCCATGATG GGGGGGCCCTCCTACCCGCTCCGCCTGGGCCGCAAGGACGCGCTCGCCTCGTCCCCCGCCGCGCCCGACGCCGAGCTGCCCCTCGCCAACTCCACCGTGCCCCGCCTCATCGCCATGTTCGCCGCCAAGGGGTTCACGGCCCAGGAGCTCGTCGCGCTCTCCGGCGCGCACACGCTGGGGTTCGCGCACTGCAGCGAGTTCGCCGACCGCATCTTCCGCCGGgccaagggcggcggcgcggccgcgccaCCGCACGACCCGACCATGAACCCGTCGTACGCCAAGGGGCTGCAGGACGCGTGCAGGAACTACCAGCGGGACCCGACCATCGCGGTGTTCAACGACGTCATGACGCCCGGCAAGTTCGACAACATGTACTTCGTCAACCTCCAGCGCGGCCTGGGCCTGCTCAGCACGGACCAGGCGCTGTGGACCGACCCCCGGACGCGGCCGATCGTGCAGCGCTACGCCGCCAACCAGACGGCCTTCTTCGCCGACTTCGCGCGCGCCATCGTGAAGCTCGGCGTGCAGGGCGTCAAGATGGGACGGGACGGGGAGGTCCGCCGGCGATGCGACATGTTCAACGGCAACCCCGCTCCTCTGGGGCCTTAG
- the LOC112888363 gene encoding NLR family CARD domain-containing protein 3 isoform X2, with protein sequence MLPGKKKDPNSGESAPSGIMWSFAAGSNLATSTLSAEKESRKNLNKFYKELRTLKTVNMAGRQFGDEGLFFLAESLAYNKSAEEVDFSGNGITALGIEAFDGILQINTALKTLNLSGNDIGDEGAKCLSDILIENVGIQKLLLNSINIGDEGAKSIANMLKKNKSIRILQLSNNAIEYSGFASIAEALLENNSIRSLYLNGNYGGPLGASSLARGVLGNKSLREIHLHGNGIGNEGIRELMSALSAHKGKITVVDIGNNNIGSEGLRPVAEFIKRTKSLLWFSLYMNDISDEGAGKVAEALKDNKTISTIDLGGNNIHSKGVSAIAETLKDNAVLTTLDLSYNPIGSDGVKALCDVLKFHGKIQTLKLGWCQIGVQGAEFIADCLKYNTTLSTLDLRANGLGDDGAICLARSFKIINESLTSLDLGFNEIRDDGAFALAQALKANEDLAVTSLNLSNNFFTKFGQVALSEARDHVYEMSEKEIDIYF encoded by the exons ATGCTTCcagggaagaaaaaggacccGAATTCTGGAGAATCTGCGCCTTCTGGGATCATGTGGTCCTTTGCTGCTGGTTCCAATTTGGCGACATCTACCCTCAGCGCTGAAAAGGAGTCGCGGAAAAATCTTAACAAGTTCTACAAAGAACTTCGGACTTTGAAAACTGTTAACATGGCAG GTCGCCAGTTTGGGGATGAGGGTCTTTTTTTTCTAGCAGAAAGCTTAGCCTATAACAAG AGTGCAGAAGAGGTGGACTTTTCTGGCAATGGGATAACAGCTTTGGGGATAGAAGCCTTCGATGGAATTCTTCAGATAAATACAGCTTTGAAAACTCTAAATTTATCTGGAAACGACATTGGAGATGaaggagctaag TGTCTTTCAGATATATTGATTGAAAATGTGGGTATTCAGAAGCTCCTATTGAACAGTATTAATATTGGAGATGAG GGTGCTAAGTCAATTGCAAATATGCTGAAAAAGAACAAATCGATACGTATTCTACAGCTCAGCAACAATGCCATTGAATACAGC GGTTTTGCAAGTATTGCGGAAGCCCTTCTAGAGAATAATTCAATACGGAGCTTGTATCTCAA TGGCAACTATGGTGGTCCGCTTGGTGCATCCAGCCTGGCTCGAGGAGTTTTAGGGAACAAGTCTTTGAGG GAAATTCACTTGCATGGTAATGGGATTGGGAATGAGGGAATACGTGAGTTGATGTCAGCATTATCTGCTCACAAAG GGAAGATCACAGTTGTGGATATTGGCAACAACAACATTGGCTCTGAAGGTTTACGTCCTGTTGCGGAATTCATCAAAAGAACAAAGTCTTTACTGTGGTTCAGTCTCTACATGAACGACATTAGCGATGAG GGAGCTGGAAAGGTTGCGGAGGCTCTGAAAGATAACAAAACAATTTCTACCATAGATTTG GGCGGCAATAACATTCACTCCAAAGGGGTTAGTGCAATAGCGGAAACTTTGAAGGATAATGCAGTACTGACAACA TTGGATTTGAGCTATAATCCAATTGGATCAGACGGGGTAAAGGCTCTGTGCGATGTCCTCAAGTTCCATGGGAAGATCCAAACCCTTAAGCTTGGCTGgtgccag ATAGGTGTGCAAGGTGCAGAGTTCATTGCTGATTGTCTGAAGTACAACACAACATTGTCAACATTGGATTTGCGGGCAAATGGGCTTGGAGATGAT GGTGCTATATGCTTGGCACGCAGTTTCAAGATAATCAATGAATCTTTGACTTCACTTGACCTGGGCTTTAATGAGATTAGA GATGACGGAGCATTTGCATTGGCGCAAGCACTTAAGGCTAATGAAGATCTGGCAGTTACATCATTAAATCTTTCAAACAACTTTTTCACAAAATTTGGACAG GTCGCTCTATCTGAGGCACGGGATCATGTATATGAGATGAGCGAGAAGGAGATAGACATTTATTTTTAG